In one Salvelinus sp. IW2-2015 linkage group LG26, ASM291031v2, whole genome shotgun sequence genomic region, the following are encoded:
- the LOC111952174 gene encoding leucine-rich repeat-containing protein 4-like isoform X2, which yields MSPVGQVSLQPTWNAALLALLALTMVPALSVYQPAGLGAPSNPQNCPAVCSCTNQLAKVVCTRRGLVRVPPGIPTNTRYLNLMENSIETIQADTFRHLHHLEVLQLGRNAIRQIEVGAFNGLTSLNTLELFDNRLTGIPSGAFEYLSKLRELWLRNNPIESIPSYAFNRVPSLMRLDLGELRRLDYISDGAFEGLQNLKYLNLGMCNLMEMPVLSPLTGLEELEMSENTFPVMKPGSFRGLCSLQKLWIMNSGITVIERNAFDDITALVELNLAHNNLSSLPHDLFAPLQYLVELHLHHNPWRCDCDVVWLSWWLREYIPTNSTCCGRCHSPAHMRGRYLVEVDQTTFQCSAPFILDAPRDLNISAERVAELKCXTAXMSSVRWLLPNGTVLTHGSSHPRISVLNDGTLNFSNVLPSDKGVYTCMVTNMAGNSNASAYLNVSSAELNTSNLSYFTTXTVEVLEPTVEEIPKPKPTIPASPSVFQPVFISTPTMLLQSTQTPRQVSLPTARGPTHPSASLDEVVKTTKIIIGCFVAVTLLAAAMLIAFYKLRKRHQQRSTVAVARTIEIIQMDEEVPEVPPARSGSSESEETGLALPTILKTRYISSSSSDRDRDRDRDRDRDRDRDRAAYGAHWTHNNLGNSLHRSSSRQYYQQHHSLISTIAEPYVIKTTHTKEKVQETQI from the exons ATGAGTCCTGTGGGCCAGGTTTCTCTGCAGCCCACCTGGAACGCAGCCCTGCTCGCCCTGCTAGCCCTCACCATGGTGCCAGCTCTCAGTGTGTACCAGCCTGCCGGCCTGGGTGCTCCCTCTAACCCCCAGAACTGCCCTGCGGTGTGCTCCTGCACCAACCAGCTCGCTAAGGTGGTGTGTACGCGCCGTGGCCTGGTCAGGGTGCCCCCCGGGATCCCCACCAACACCAGGTACCTCAACCTGATGGAGAACAGCATCGAGACCATCCAAGCTGACACCTTCAGACACCTACACCATCTTGAGGTGCTGCAGCTGGGCAGGAACGCCATCAGGCAGATTGAGGTGGGGGCCTTCAATGGCCTGACCAGCCTCAACACCCTGGAGCTGTTTGACAACAGACTGACGGGGATCCCCAGCGGGGCCTTTGAGTACCTGTCCAAGCTGAGGGAGCTGTGGCTGAGGAACAaccccatcgagagcatcccgtcCTACGCTTTCAACAGGGTGCCCTCTCTGATGAGGCTGGACCTGGGCGAGCTCAGGAGGCTGGATTACATCTCTGACGGGGCCTTTGAGGGCCTGCAGAACCTCAAGTACCTGAACCTGGGGATGTGTAACCTTATGGAGATGCCTGTCCTGTCACCCCTGACAGGCCTGGAGGAGCTGGAGATGTCTGAGAACACTTTCCCTGTGATGAAGCCTGGCTCGTTCCGCGGCCTGTGCTCCCTACAGAAACTCTGGATTATGAACTCTGGGATCACCGTGATTGAGAGGAACGCTTTTGATGACATTACGGCGCTGGTGGAGCTGAATCTAGCCCATAATAACCTGTCGTCTCTCCCCCACGACCTCTTTGCCCCGCTGCAGTACCTGGTGGAACTTCATCTCCACCACAACCCCTGGAGGTGTGACTGTGACGTGGTCTGGCTGTCCTGGTGGCTCAGGGAGTACATCCCCACTAACTCCACCTGCTGCGGCCGCTGCCACTCCCCTGCCCACATGAGAGGACGATACCTGGTGGAGGTGGACCAGACCACATTCCAGTGCTCTGCTCCCTTCATCCTGGATGCTCCCAGGGACCTCAACATCTCTGCAGAGAGAGTGGCTGARCTCAAGTGTCKTACRGCCKCCATGTCATCGGTCCGATGGCTGCTTCCTAACGGGACCGTTCTGACCCACGGATCGTCTCACCCTCGGATCTCTGTCCTCAATGATGGAACGCTCAACTTCTCCAACGTTTTGCCGTCGGACAAGGGTGTCTATACTTGCATGGTGACTAACATGGCAGGTAACTCCAACGCCTCAGCCTACCTGAATGTCAGCAGTGCCGAGCTCAACACCTCCAACCTGTCCTATTTCACTACASTGACTGTGGAGGTGCTGGAGCCCACCGTAGAGGAGATCCCCAAACCCAAACCCACCATCCCAGCCTCGCCCTCCGTGTTCCAGCCCGTCTTCATCTCCACGCCCACCATGCTGCTCCAGAGCACCCAGACCCCCCGCCAGGTGTCTCTCCCCACAGCCCGTGGCCCCACCCACCCCTCCGCCAGCCTGGACGAGGTCGTGAAGACAACCAAGATCATCATTGGCTGCTTCGTTGCCGTGACGCTCCTTGCCGCTGCCATGTTGATCGCCTTCTACAAGCTGCGTAAGCGGCACCAGCAGCGGAGCACGGTGGCGGTGGCGCGGACCATCGAGATCATCCAAATGGACGAGGAGGTTCCCGAGGTTCCACCGGCCAGGTCAGGTTCTAGCGAGTCTGAGGAGACGGGGCTGGCTCTGCCCACCATCTTAAAAACAAGATACATCTCATCATCCTCATC agacagagacagagacagagacagagacagagacagagacagggacagggacagagctgCCTACGGGGCTCACTGGACCCATAACAACTTGGGAAACTCCCTGCATCGCTCCTCCAGCCGCCAGTATTATCAGCAGCATCACAGCCTCATCAGCACCATCGCAGAGCCGTACGTCATTAAGACCACTCACACCAAGGAGAAGGTCCAAGAGACCCAGATCTAG
- the LOC111952174 gene encoding leucine-rich repeat-containing protein 4-like isoform X1 yields MSPVGQVSLQPTWNAALLALLALTMVPALSVYQPAGLGAPSNPQNCPAVCSCTNQLAKVVCTRRGLVRVPPGIPTNTRYLNLMENSIETIQADTFRHLHHLEVLQLGRNAIRQIEVGAFNGLTSLNTLELFDNRLTGIPSGAFEYLSKLRELWLRNNPIESIPSYAFNRVPSLMRLDLGELRRLDYISDGAFEGLQNLKYLNLGMCNLMEMPVLSPLTGLEELEMSENTFPVMKPGSFRGLCSLQKLWIMNSGITVIERNAFDDITALVELNLAHNNLSSLPHDLFAPLQYLVELHLHHNPWRCDCDVVWLSWWLREYIPTNSTCCGRCHSPAHMRGRYLVEVDQTTFQCSAPFILDAPRDLNISAERVAELKCXTAXMSSVRWLLPNGTVLTHGSSHPRISVLNDGTLNFSNVLPSDKGVYTCMVTNMAGNSNASAYLNVSSAELNTSNLSYFTTXTVEVLEPTVEEIPKPKPTIPASPSVFQPVFISTPTMLLQSTQTPRQVSLPTARGPTHPSASLDEVVKTTKIIIGCFVAVTLLAAAMLIAFYKLRKRHQQRSTVAVARTIEIIQMDEEVPEVPPARSGSSESEETGLALPTILKTRYISSSSSSSHRDRDRDRDRDRDRDRDRDRDRDRDRAAYGAHWTHNNLGNSLHRSSSRQYYQQHHSLISTIAEPYVIKTTHTKEKVQETQI; encoded by the coding sequence ATGAGTCCTGTGGGCCAGGTTTCTCTGCAGCCCACCTGGAACGCAGCCCTGCTCGCCCTGCTAGCCCTCACCATGGTGCCAGCTCTCAGTGTGTACCAGCCTGCCGGCCTGGGTGCTCCCTCTAACCCCCAGAACTGCCCTGCGGTGTGCTCCTGCACCAACCAGCTCGCTAAGGTGGTGTGTACGCGCCGTGGCCTGGTCAGGGTGCCCCCCGGGATCCCCACCAACACCAGGTACCTCAACCTGATGGAGAACAGCATCGAGACCATCCAAGCTGACACCTTCAGACACCTACACCATCTTGAGGTGCTGCAGCTGGGCAGGAACGCCATCAGGCAGATTGAGGTGGGGGCCTTCAATGGCCTGACCAGCCTCAACACCCTGGAGCTGTTTGACAACAGACTGACGGGGATCCCCAGCGGGGCCTTTGAGTACCTGTCCAAGCTGAGGGAGCTGTGGCTGAGGAACAaccccatcgagagcatcccgtcCTACGCTTTCAACAGGGTGCCCTCTCTGATGAGGCTGGACCTGGGCGAGCTCAGGAGGCTGGATTACATCTCTGACGGGGCCTTTGAGGGCCTGCAGAACCTCAAGTACCTGAACCTGGGGATGTGTAACCTTATGGAGATGCCTGTCCTGTCACCCCTGACAGGCCTGGAGGAGCTGGAGATGTCTGAGAACACTTTCCCTGTGATGAAGCCTGGCTCGTTCCGCGGCCTGTGCTCCCTACAGAAACTCTGGATTATGAACTCTGGGATCACCGTGATTGAGAGGAACGCTTTTGATGACATTACGGCGCTGGTGGAGCTGAATCTAGCCCATAATAACCTGTCGTCTCTCCCCCACGACCTCTTTGCCCCGCTGCAGTACCTGGTGGAACTTCATCTCCACCACAACCCCTGGAGGTGTGACTGTGACGTGGTCTGGCTGTCCTGGTGGCTCAGGGAGTACATCCCCACTAACTCCACCTGCTGCGGCCGCTGCCACTCCCCTGCCCACATGAGAGGACGATACCTGGTGGAGGTGGACCAGACCACATTCCAGTGCTCTGCTCCCTTCATCCTGGATGCTCCCAGGGACCTCAACATCTCTGCAGAGAGAGTGGCTGARCTCAAGTGTCKTACRGCCKCCATGTCATCGGTCCGATGGCTGCTTCCTAACGGGACCGTTCTGACCCACGGATCGTCTCACCCTCGGATCTCTGTCCTCAATGATGGAACGCTCAACTTCTCCAACGTTTTGCCGTCGGACAAGGGTGTCTATACTTGCATGGTGACTAACATGGCAGGTAACTCCAACGCCTCAGCCTACCTGAATGTCAGCAGTGCCGAGCTCAACACCTCCAACCTGTCCTATTTCACTACASTGACTGTGGAGGTGCTGGAGCCCACCGTAGAGGAGATCCCCAAACCCAAACCCACCATCCCAGCCTCGCCCTCCGTGTTCCAGCCCGTCTTCATCTCCACGCCCACCATGCTGCTCCAGAGCACCCAGACCCCCCGCCAGGTGTCTCTCCCCACAGCCCGTGGCCCCACCCACCCCTCCGCCAGCCTGGACGAGGTCGTGAAGACAACCAAGATCATCATTGGCTGCTTCGTTGCCGTGACGCTCCTTGCCGCTGCCATGTTGATCGCCTTCTACAAGCTGCGTAAGCGGCACCAGCAGCGGAGCACGGTGGCGGTGGCGCGGACCATCGAGATCATCCAAATGGACGAGGAGGTTCCCGAGGTTCCACCGGCCAGGTCAGGTTCTAGCGAGTCTGAGGAGACGGGGCTGGCTCTGCCCACCATCTTAAAAACAAGATACATCTCATCATCCTCATCGTCctcccacagagacagagacagagacagagacagagacagagacagagacagagacagagacagagacagggacagggacagagctgCCTACGGGGCTCACTGGACCCATAACAACTTGGGAAACTCCCTGCATCGCTCCTCCAGCCGCCAGTATTATCAGCAGCATCACAGCCTCATCAGCACCATCGCAGAGCCGTACGTCATTAAGACCACTCACACCAAGGAGAAGGTCCAAGAGACCCAGATCTAG